From the Meriones unguiculatus strain TT.TT164.6M chromosome 12, Bangor_MerUng_6.1, whole genome shotgun sequence genome, one window contains:
- the C12H22orf31 gene encoding LOW QUALITY PROTEIN: uncharacterized protein C22orf31 homolog (The sequence of the model RefSeq protein was modified relative to this genomic sequence to represent the inferred CDS: deleted 1 base in 1 codon; substituted 3 bases at 3 genomic stop codons) gives MELDLGPGLHLINVRQDPSLLTYGLLQSISLNTRLQDCYVLPPTSMHKESSKEKTGTVSQDLEDRXRQTCSSSQVLSRDSGMTAWKNRTLLPETQEGQQLEVMPTIHGILTKGYKALHHTVVEPMLXDPSGIPKRYSXGPGKAIKQKLWEAFHSQLPQRGAGTRSWAGSVAVTTEEWPKLG, from the exons ATGGAACTAGACCTGGGCCCAGGGCTG CATCTCATCAATGTGCGACAAGACCCCAGCCTCCTTACCTATGGACTCTTG CAATCCATCTCACTGAACACCAGGCTGCAGGACTGCTATGTGCTCCCACCAACATCCATGCA TAAAGAAAGttcaaaggagaaaacaggaacagtcAGCCAAGATCTTGAGGACAGATAACGCCAAACATGCAGCAGCTCCCAAGTGTTGTCCAGGGACAGTGGGATGACAGCCTGGAAGAACCGGACACTGCTTCCTGAAACCCAAGAGGGACAGCAGTTGGAGGTCATGCCAACCATCCATGGCATCCTCACCAAGGGTTACAAGGCTCTGCACCACACTGTGGTAGAGCCGATGCTGTGAGATCCTTCTGGAATCCCCAAGAGGTACAGCTAGGGGCCAGGCAAGGCCATTAAACAAAAGCTCTGGGAAGCTTTTCACAGTCAGCTGCCACAGCGGGGAGCTGGAACCCGGAGCTGGGCAGGGAGTGTGGCTGTTACCACTGAAGAGTGGCCCAAGCTCGGGTGA